DNA sequence from the Anaerolineae bacterium genome:
TGCCGTTTTTGGCCGCCGAAATCCCTTCCATTGAAAATGGAGAGGTGGCTAAAGATGGCCGTTCGGTGACCTGGAAGCTAAAACAGGGGGTTTTATGGTCCGACGGCGAACCTTTTACGGCGGAGGACGTTCTTTTTACCTATCAGTATATCGTTAATCCAGACGTGGGTTCCACAACCTCGCTCAGTTATGAGGCAGTGGATAACGTAGAAATTATTGACGACTACACCATTAAAGTTAATTTCACCAAAGAGACGCCGACCTGGTCGGAACCTTTTGTGGGGTACAATGGGCTGATTCTACCCAAACATAAATTTGAGGCTTACAATGGATCTAACGCCCGCCAAGCGCCGGCCAACCTGGAACCTGTCGGCACCGGCCCCTATCGTGTTCTCCCGCCGGGTATCAAACCCCAAGAGATTTTATTTTTGGGCACGGAATTGGTCAATACCAACAAAACAGTTTTTGAACCAAATCCCTACTTTAGAGAGGAAGACAAACCCTACTTTAGTAAACTGGAAGTGAGGGGCGGCGGCACCGCCACGGAAGCGGCCCGGTTAGCCTTACAAAGCGGCGATGTTGATTACGCCTGGAATTTGACTATTTCCACAGAGGATTTAGAAAAATTAGAAGCAAATAGTGTTAGCCGGGTGGTGGCTAATTTTGGTTCAACCGTTGACCAAATTGAATTGAACTTCACCGATCCCAATAAAGAAACCGAAGACGGCGAACGTTCCAGTCTACAATTCCCGCATCCGGCTTTTAGCGACCTCACCGTGCGGCAGGCTTTTGCGCATGCCATTGATCGCCCCTCTATTTTGGCCTTGTATGGCCTGAGCGGCGAACCAACAGAGCACATTTTAGTTTCGCCGCCGCAGTTCAAGTCGAACCGGACGTTTTATGACTTTGACCTGGCCAAGGCGGCCGCCTTATTGGCTGAAGCGGGTTGGGTAGATAGCGATGGCGACGGCATCCGCGACAAGGATGGTCAAAAATTAAGCGTATTGTACCAAACCTTTGAAAACGAGATACACCAAGAAACCCAACGTATTGTTCAGAAGGATTTACGCTCTATAGGGGTAGATGTCAAAATAGATTTCACGCCAATTAGCATTTTTTACGGCAGCGATATGAGCCATCCTGGCCATAACGGCCGTTTTCTGGCTGATCTGCAAGAATCAGATTGGACGGCCATTAGCCCCGACCCCGGCCTATTTTTGCAATATTGGACGTGCGCCCAAATCCCGCAAAAAGCAAACGGTTATTCCGGTTTTAATTTCCGCCGCTGGTGCAATCCAGAATACGACGCCCTTTATGAGCAAGCAAGCACCGAACTTGATCCCGACAAACGGCGTGAACTTTTTATCCAAATGAACGATATGCTTTCTGAAGAAGTTGTGACCATTCCCATCGTTCGCTTCGCCCGAATTTCAGCCGTCAGCCGTAACCTGGCAGGGTTTGATCCCACCCCCTGGGATTCTGAAACGTGGAATATCAAGGATTGGCGCAGCCTACCCCAATAAGTTACAAAGAGCGGAAAGAAGGTTTATTATGACAATGCAAGCTACAGAAACCGTAACAACTTCCCGGCGTTTAGAAAACTTGCCGGGAGTTAAATTTTTCAAAAACTTGAGCATCGGGGTCAGGCTGCTGATTGGTTTTGGTATTTTGGTCGTCCTGACCCTGTTGATTGTTGTGTTCAATTACCTGGGTAGTGTGCCGGCTACCGAAACAATCACCCGCACCAGTGATGTGCGTTTTCCTTCCACGTTGGCCGCAGCCCGCGCCCAAACCAATCTGTTTAGAATGCAAAGCGAGGCCTGGAGCTATTTGGTTTTGGGCGATGAAAAATATCGCGCCAGTTATGAAGAAGCCGAGCAAGCCTTTGCCATTAATCTGGCAGAACTGGAGAACATCTCGAACCTGCTCAGCTCCGCCAATCAACAACGCCTGAAACAACTCCAGGCCGCCTTTGTTGAGTGGCGGGCGTTGCCGGAAACGCTGTTTGAACTGCGCAACGACCAATTAGAACGAGAACCGGCCTATCGCCTGCTGGCCACCGATGGCTCTTCGTTGGCCGGTAACATTCTCATTGATATGAACAGCATGATCGAAACGCAAGCGCAGCGAGAAGCCTCGGCGGCAAATATGGCTTTGCTGGGCGATATGGCTCAATTTCAAGGTACCTTTGCCTCAATGTTTTCCGCGTTGCGCGGTTACGCCACCACGCGCAACCGGATCTATCGGATGGAATACGAGGGCAACCTGGCCGCCAATGAATTTGCCTGGGATAGATTATTCAATAACCGCGACTCCTTAAGCCTCAGCCAACAAACCTTACTGGATGGAATTCAGAAAAACCGCGAGGAATTTTTAAACTTACCTGATGAAATTTTTGACTTGTTAGAAAGCGAACGCTGGCGTGAAGACCTTTATCTCTTTAGCGCGCAGGCCGTGCCCCTGGTGGAGCAAATGCAGAATATGCTGTCTGACATGACCCAGGCTGAAATCGAGTTGCTTGAAATGGACCTGACCGCCGGTAAATCAAGCCTGACGACGGCTAATGTTCAGGCTCTGGTTATTGGTGTGGTGGCGCTTATTTTGGGGGTGGGCCTGGCCTTTATTTTTAGAGGAAATATTGCCGGCCCGGTTCGACGCCTGACCGATGTGTCCAACCGGATCAGAACCGGCGACCTGGAAGCGCAGGCCGAGGTAGAATCCAGAGACGAAATTGGCGTTTTGGCCCACACCTTCAATGATATGACCGGCCGCCTGCGGCAAACGTTGCTTGAGGTTAGAATGGAGAAGCAACGCGCCGACGACCTGCTGGAAGTGGTGATTCCTATTGGGGTGCAGTTAGCTTCGGAAAAAGATTACAACCGCCTGCTGGAAACAATGTTGTTAGAGGCCAAATCATTCTGCCACGCCCAGGCCGGGGTGCTCTACCTGCGTACCCCAGATAACCGTTTGGAATTTGTGATTGTG
Encoded proteins:
- a CDS encoding peptide ABC transporter substrate-binding protein, whose protein sequence is MYVGILLLFLLGCTGQVSTPEEALVEPTPLPTVKPTERGKGGTLRMLYWDAPTILNPHLSTSVKDAEVSRIVYEPLASFDKEGQLVPFLAAEIPSIENGEVAKDGRSVTWKLKQGVLWSDGEPFTAEDVLFTYQYIVNPDVGSTTSLSYEAVDNVEIIDDYTIKVNFTKETPTWSEPFVGYNGLILPKHKFEAYNGSNARQAPANLEPVGTGPYRVLPPGIKPQEILFLGTELVNTNKTVFEPNPYFREEDKPYFSKLEVRGGGTATEAARLALQSGDVDYAWNLTISTEDLEKLEANSVSRVVANFGSTVDQIELNFTDPNKETEDGERSSLQFPHPAFSDLTVRQAFAHAIDRPSILALYGLSGEPTEHILVSPPQFKSNRTFYDFDLAKAAALLAEAGWVDSDGDGIRDKDGQKLSVLYQTFENEIHQETQRIVQKDLRSIGVDVKIDFTPISIFYGSDMSHPGHNGRFLADLQESDWTAISPDPGLFLQYWTCAQIPQKANGYSGFNFRRWCNPEYDALYEQASTELDPDKRRELFIQMNDMLSEEVVTIPIVRFARISAVSRNLAGFDPTPWDSETWNIKDWRSLPQ
- a CDS encoding HAMP domain-containing protein, which codes for MTMQATETVTTSRRLENLPGVKFFKNLSIGVRLLIGFGILVVLTLLIVVFNYLGSVPATETITRTSDVRFPSTLAAARAQTNLFRMQSEAWSYLVLGDEKYRASYEEAEQAFAINLAELENISNLLSSANQQRLKQLQAAFVEWRALPETLFELRNDQLEREPAYRLLATDGSSLAGNILIDMNSMIETQAQREASAANMALLGDMAQFQGTFASMFSALRGYATTRNRIYRMEYEGNLAANEFAWDRLFNNRDSLSLSQQTLLDGIQKNREEFLNLPDEIFDLLESERWREDLYLFSAQAVPLVEQMQNMLSDMTQAEIELLEMDLTAGKSSLTTANVQALVIGVVALILGVGLAFIFRGNIAGPVRRLTDVSNRIRTGDLEAQAEVESRDEIGVLAHTFNDMTGRLRQTLLEVRMEKQRADDLLEVVIPIGVQLASEKDYNRLLETMLLEAKSFCHAQAGVLYLRTPDNRLEFVIVRNDPLNMAMGGATGKEVTFTQLLTPLPLYDEAGQPNQNTIATHVALSGQTLNIPDAGHIEGFEFSSTEVFGRAGNYRSISHLALPLKNSEDQVIGVLQLINAQDRETGQIIPFDQNIQQMMESFSSLAVAALEAYSREQRLRQEIRQLRIEIDEARRQRDVDKIVESDSFQTLKDRARALRRRRSKRDQSDTLPTQE